In one window of Mesorhizobium sp. B2-1-1 DNA:
- a CDS encoding M48 family metalloprotease encodes MLARFLALAGFVVALASCQMFTPPEVQESGFQPSDKPITVDNVAANNKLAELAKAQHPRILATYGGEYSDPKLERMVAKVVGSLTVVSANPTQTYRITILNSPNVNAFALPGGYLYVTRGLLALANDSAELAAVIAHEMGHVTANHGLQRQQLEAEEGLATKVVSDVLGDSPTAKAALIRGKLRLAQFSRNQELEADAIGIKSIGEAGYDPYAAGRFLQSMSAYTDFRSISGATDASLDFLATHPNTPQRIDLAQRHARQFGPPGVGTRDRDAFLAGIDGLLYGDTPEEGYVRGETFLHPGLGVSFSVPEGFIIDNSAAAVTATGPGDIAIRFDGVSIDKNRALTDYIRSGWVAGLDDASVRQETINGNEAATAHAGAEGWQFDIAVIRAGGQVYRLLTAAPSASTSLDTVARSVSGSFRILSAAEKAALKPLHIRVVTVQPGQTMGSLSAQMVGVDRKLDLFRVLNALSPGAAVSAGDKVKIVTDK; translated from the coding sequence ATGCTGGCGCGCTTTCTGGCGCTGGCCGGCTTTGTCGTGGCCCTGGCAAGCTGCCAGATGTTCACACCTCCGGAAGTCCAGGAATCCGGCTTCCAGCCTTCCGACAAACCGATCACGGTCGACAATGTCGCGGCCAATAACAAATTGGCCGAACTGGCCAAGGCGCAGCATCCACGCATCCTGGCGACCTATGGCGGCGAATACTCCGATCCCAAGCTCGAGCGCATGGTCGCCAAGGTCGTAGGCAGCCTGACGGTGGTGTCGGCCAACCCGACCCAGACCTATCGTATCACCATCCTCAATTCGCCCAACGTCAATGCCTTCGCACTGCCGGGCGGCTACCTCTACGTCACGCGCGGCCTGCTGGCCCTGGCCAATGATTCGGCCGAGCTCGCCGCCGTCATCGCGCATGAGATGGGCCACGTCACCGCCAACCACGGCCTGCAGCGCCAGCAGCTCGAGGCCGAGGAGGGGCTCGCCACCAAGGTTGTTTCCGACGTGCTCGGCGACAGCCCGACCGCCAAGGCGGCGCTGATCCGCGGCAAGCTGAGACTGGCGCAGTTTTCGCGCAACCAGGAACTGGAAGCCGACGCGATCGGCATCAAGTCGATCGGCGAAGCCGGCTACGATCCTTACGCCGCCGGCCGCTTCTTGCAGTCCATGTCGGCCTACACCGATTTCCGCTCGATCAGCGGCGCCACCGACGCCAGCCTCGATTTCCTGGCAACGCATCCCAATACGCCGCAGCGTATCGACCTTGCGCAACGCCATGCCCGCCAGTTCGGCCCGCCGGGCGTCGGCACCCGCGATCGCGACGCCTTCCTCGCCGGGATAGACGGCCTGCTCTACGGCGACACGCCGGAAGAAGGGTATGTGCGCGGCGAGACCTTTCTGCATCCGGGCCTGGGCGTGTCCTTCTCGGTGCCGGAGGGCTTCATCATCGACAATTCGGCCGCCGCCGTGACGGCGACCGGGCCGGGCGACATTGCGATCCGCTTCGACGGCGTGTCGATCGACAAGAACCGTGCGCTGACCGATTATATCAGGAGCGGCTGGGTGGCCGGTCTCGACGACGCGAGCGTCAGGCAGGAAACGATCAACGGCAACGAGGCGGCGACGGCGCATGCAGGCGCCGAAGGCTGGCAGTTCGATATCGCGGTAATCCGCGCCGGCGGCCAGGTCTACCGGCTGCTGACGGCGGCACCATCCGCCAGCACGTCGCTCGACACCGTGGCGCGTTCCGTCAGCGGCTCGTTCCGCATTCTGAGTGCCGCCGAAAAGGCGGCGCTGAAGCCGCTGCATATCCGCGTGGTCACCGTCCAGCCGGGGCAGACGATGGGTTCGCTTTCGGCGCAGATGGTCGGCGTCGACCGCAAACTCGACCTGTTCCGGGTGCTCAACGCGCTGTCGCCGGGGGCTGCGGTTTCGGCCGGCGACAAGGTCAAGATCGTCACCGACAAATAG
- a CDS encoding DMT family transporter gives MHRSAYMFLLLTTLLWGGNSVAGKLAVDHVSPMTLVFLRWVLAVAILLPIGWNALKRDWPVVRRHWFVLAALGASGFTLFNTIFYTALNYTTAINVSIEQAAMPILIIVANFIFFRLRVNWAQIAGVVLTIFGVILTACHGDPRRLLTLELNFGDAIMLVAVILYSGYSVGLRLKPAMQWQSLMLAMSLAALITSLPFFLWEIVAGKVIVPDARGWAVIVYTAIGASVVSQIFYIRGNELIGANRAGLFINLVPIFGTLLSVLIVGETFQLYQALALVLVLGGIALAEYSGRKAAMPRRQ, from the coding sequence ATGCACCGAAGCGCCTACATGTTCCTGCTGCTCACCACCTTGCTGTGGGGCGGCAACTCGGTGGCCGGCAAGCTGGCGGTCGATCACGTCTCACCGATGACGCTGGTCTTCCTGCGCTGGGTGTTGGCGGTGGCGATCCTGCTGCCGATCGGCTGGAATGCGCTGAAAAGAGATTGGCCCGTGGTGCGCAGGCACTGGTTCGTGCTCGCCGCGCTTGGCGCCAGCGGCTTCACCTTGTTCAACACGATCTTCTATACGGCGCTCAATTACACGACCGCGATCAACGTTTCGATCGAGCAGGCGGCGATGCCTATCCTGATCATCGTAGCCAATTTCATCTTCTTCCGCCTGCGCGTGAACTGGGCGCAGATCGCGGGCGTGGTGCTGACGATCTTCGGCGTCATCCTGACCGCCTGCCACGGCGATCCGCGCCGGCTGTTGACATTGGAGCTCAATTTCGGCGACGCCATCATGCTGGTCGCGGTCATTCTCTACAGTGGCTATTCGGTCGGGTTGCGGCTGAAGCCGGCCATGCAATGGCAGAGCCTGATGCTGGCCATGTCGCTCGCCGCGCTCATCACCTCGCTGCCGTTCTTCCTATGGGAAATCGTGGCCGGCAAGGTCATCGTTCCCGACGCGCGCGGCTGGGCGGTGATCGTCTATACCGCGATCGGCGCCTCGGTCGTCTCGCAGATATTCTACATCAGGGGCAATGAGCTGATCGGCGCCAACCGGGCCGGCCTGTTCATCAACCTGGTGCCGATCTTCGGCACCCTGCTTTCGGTGCTGATCGTCGGCGAGACATTCCAGCTCTACCAGGCGTTGGCGCTCGTCCTCGTGCTGGGCGGCATCGCGCTTGCCGAATATAGCGGCCGCAAGGCAGCCATGCCGAGGCGCCAGTAA
- the thiQ gene encoding thiamine ABC transporter ATP-binding protein translates to MAAGATNGATRGAEVRLDTVSFSYGDAPLVFDVDFAASKITAIMGPSGSGKSTLLNLVAGFETPQAGRVLIGGADVGAAPPSARPVSMVFQENNLFAHLSVEENVGLGRSPSLRLTEADGADIAEAIARTGLAGKERRLPRELSGGERQRVALARVLVRNRPVLLLDEPFASLGPALRDDMLDLVADVHAERGMTLLFVTHQPQDARRICEEVVFLDNGMVAAKGKADDFFAGAGPEVFRRYVGTSAWEAGSRDIARKRT, encoded by the coding sequence ATGGCTGCGGGCGCCACCAATGGTGCGACAAGGGGAGCCGAGGTGCGGCTGGACACGGTCTCGTTCAGCTACGGCGACGCGCCGCTCGTTTTCGATGTCGATTTCGCCGCGTCGAAAATTACCGCCATCATGGGGCCGAGCGGCTCGGGCAAGTCGACGCTGCTCAATCTGGTGGCGGGCTTCGAGACGCCGCAGGCTGGCCGCGTGCTGATCGGCGGCGCCGATGTCGGCGCGGCGCCGCCTTCGGCGCGGCCCGTGTCGATGGTGTTCCAGGAAAACAATCTTTTTGCCCATCTTTCGGTCGAAGAGAATGTCGGGCTCGGCCGCTCGCCCTCGCTGCGGCTGACCGAGGCCGACGGCGCTGACATCGCGGAGGCGATCGCGCGCACCGGCCTCGCGGGCAAGGAAAGACGCCTGCCGCGCGAACTTTCGGGAGGCGAACGCCAGCGTGTCGCATTGGCGCGCGTGCTGGTTCGCAACCGCCCGGTGCTTCTTCTGGACGAGCCTTTCGCTTCACTCGGACCGGCCTTGCGCGACGACATGCTCGATCTTGTCGCCGACGTGCATGCCGAGCGGGGCATGACGCTGCTGTTCGTTACGCACCAGCCACAGGACGCACGCCGTATTTGTGAGGAGGTGGTGTTCCTCGACAACGGCATGGTTGCCGCCAAGGGCAAGGCGGATGATTTCTTTGCCGGGGCTGGTCCTGAAGTTTTCCGGCGCTATGTTGGCACAAGCGCCTGGGAGGCTGGATCACGAGATATTGCCCGGAAGCGGACATAA
- a CDS encoding thiamine diphosphokinase: protein MSTFTILLGGDLIRTPRLDRQVEGTRVIAADAGIGHARTLGLVPELWVGDFDSVPAGLPDELAAVPRRTFPAEKDATDGELAISAALERGATSLVLAGAFGGKRADHAFLHMALALRLAGAGTKVLLTSGAQEGVPLAHGTVHFDYTDGTLFSILGFSELAGLTVAGAKWPLDRVKVAFGSSLTISNEVKGRLEIALGAGRALLLAHPYPLPES from the coding sequence ATGAGCACATTCACCATCCTGCTTGGCGGCGACCTCATCCGCACGCCACGGCTCGACCGTCAGGTCGAGGGGACCCGCGTCATCGCCGCCGATGCCGGCATCGGCCATGCGAGGACGCTCGGCCTTGTGCCGGAACTGTGGGTCGGCGATTTCGATTCCGTGCCCGCCGGCCTGCCGGATGAGTTGGCCGCCGTGCCGCGCCGAACCTTCCCGGCAGAGAAGGACGCCACCGATGGCGAACTCGCGATATCGGCCGCCCTGGAGCGCGGCGCGACCAGCCTCGTGCTTGCCGGCGCCTTCGGCGGCAAACGCGCCGACCATGCCTTCCTGCACATGGCGCTCGCCCTGCGGCTGGCCGGGGCCGGGACAAAGGTGCTGTTGACCAGCGGCGCGCAGGAAGGCGTGCCCCTGGCGCACGGCACGGTCCACTTCGACTATACAGACGGCACCCTGTTCTCGATCCTGGGTTTTTCCGAGCTTGCCGGGCTGACCGTCGCCGGCGCGAAATGGCCGCTTGACCGCGTCAAGGTCGCGTTCGGCTCATCGCTGACCATCTCTAATGAGGTCAAGGGCAGGCTCGAGATCGCGCTGGGAGCGGGGCGCGCGCTGCTGCTCGCCCATCCCTATCCCTTGCCAGAAAGCTGA
- the thiB gene encoding thiamine ABC transporter substrate binding subunit: MRTLLYALVSAMVVVLSGPALAKDKLTVYTYESFTADWGPGPVVKKEFEAECGCDVDFVSVADGVALLNRVKLEGAATKADIVLGLDTNLTADAKATGLFAPHGAVTGLNVPGGWNDDIFVPYDYGYFAVVYDTQKLKTPPKSLKELVEGSADDKIVIQDPRTSTPGLGLLLWVKSVYGDKAPEAWAKLKAKVLTVTPGWSEAYGLFTKGEVPMVLSYTTSPAYHMVAENTERYQAASFEEGEYLQIEVAGITTTGAKNPLAEKFIAFMTGPKFQDAIPETNWMFPAGKTDKPLNPAFDRLVKPTKTLLFSPEEVAANRKAWVDEWLAVMSK, from the coding sequence ATGCGCACGCTTTTATACGCCCTTGTCTCTGCAATGGTCGTGGTTCTGTCCGGGCCGGCCTTAGCCAAGGACAAGCTCACCGTCTACACTTATGAGAGCTTTACCGCCGACTGGGGCCCCGGCCCGGTGGTGAAGAAGGAATTCGAGGCCGAATGCGGCTGCGATGTCGACTTCGTCTCGGTTGCCGACGGCGTCGCGCTGCTCAACCGCGTCAAGCTGGAAGGGGCCGCGACTAAGGCCGACATCGTGCTTGGCCTCGACACCAATCTCACCGCCGATGCCAAGGCCACTGGCCTGTTTGCGCCGCATGGCGCCGTGACCGGGCTCAATGTGCCGGGCGGCTGGAACGACGACATCTTTGTCCCGTACGACTATGGCTATTTCGCCGTCGTCTATGACACGCAGAAGCTGAAGACGCCGCCCAAGAGCCTGAAGGAATTGGTCGAGGGCAGTGCCGACGACAAGATCGTCATCCAGGATCCGCGCACATCGACGCCGGGCCTCGGCCTGCTGTTGTGGGTGAAGTCGGTCTATGGCGACAAGGCGCCGGAGGCCTGGGCCAAGCTCAAGGCAAAGGTCTTGACCGTGACGCCGGGCTGGAGCGAGGCCTACGGCCTGTTCACCAAGGGCGAGGTGCCGATGGTGTTGTCCTACACGACCTCGCCCGCCTACCACATGGTTGCCGAGAACACCGAGCGCTACCAGGCCGCTTCCTTCGAGGAGGGCGAATATCTGCAGATCGAGGTCGCCGGCATCACCACGACGGGAGCCAAAAATCCGCTGGCGGAAAAGTTCATTGCCTTCATGACGGGGCCGAAATTCCAGGATGCCATCCCCGAGACCAACTGGATGTTCCCGGCCGGCAAGACGGACAAGCCGCTCAATCCCGCCTTCGACAGACTGGTCAAACCGACCAAGACCTTGCTGTTCAGCCCCGAGGAGGTCGCGGCCAACCGCAAGGCATGGGTGGATGAATGGCTGGCGGTGATGAGCAAGTAG
- a CDS encoding type II toxin-antitoxin system CcdA family antitoxin, with protein MLQSTTKPQRKSVNTSIDAQLIKDAKASGINLSRAAEAGIAKAIAAEKTRRWQEENFEAIVSSNAYVERNGLP; from the coding sequence GTGCTTCAATCGACGACAAAACCTCAGCGAAAGTCTGTCAATACATCCATTGACGCTCAGCTGATCAAAGACGCCAAAGCGTCGGGTATCAATCTCTCGCGCGCCGCCGAGGCGGGTATTGCGAAGGCCATCGCGGCGGAAAAAACGCGTCGGTGGCAAGAGGAGAACTTTGAGGCGATTGTGAGCTCCAACGCCTATGTCGAGCGGAACGGGTTGCCATAG
- a CDS encoding ABC-F family ATP-binding cassette domain-containing protein encodes MAPPLLNLDGIKLTFGGTPLLDGADLAASAGDKIALVGRNGSGKSTLLKIAAGLIEPQDGEVFRQPSATVRYLPQMPDMDGFATVRAYVEAGLGPADDPYRASYLMEHLGLSGEEQPGDLSGGEARRAALARVMAPEPDILLLDEPTNHLDLSVIEWLEEELVRTSSALIVISHDRRFLERVSRATVWLDRGQTRRLDKGFGHFEEWRDQVLEEEEREQHKLGRQIVREEHWLRYGVTARRKRNMRRLGELQTMRQRFRGHRGAEGTATMVASDAAESGKLVIEARNIEKSFGDLTVVKGFSTRIQRGDRVGLVGPNGAGKTTLLKMLTGELQPDAGSVRLGTNLEIATLDQKREAVDPQETLAQYLTDGRGENLVINGEQRHVVSYMKDFLFKPEQARTPVRELSGGERARLILARVLARPANLLVLDEPTNDLDMETLELLQELVAGFAGTVILVSHDRDFLDRTVTSIIAPDGGGRWVEYAGGYSDMLAQRGGTRLDDRKARAKADASEAPTAKADSATAKAPAKKLSFKQKFALESLPKKIEAVTASISRLENNIADPAYYERDPASFQKTIAALDKERATLAALEEEWLELEMLREEMEG; translated from the coding sequence ATGGCGCCGCCTCTTCTCAATCTCGACGGAATAAAACTGACGTTCGGCGGCACGCCCCTGCTCGACGGCGCCGACTTGGCTGCGTCGGCAGGCGACAAGATCGCGCTGGTCGGCCGCAACGGGTCCGGCAAGTCGACGCTGCTCAAGATCGCCGCCGGCCTGATCGAGCCGCAGGACGGCGAGGTGTTCCGCCAGCCATCGGCGACCGTCCGCTATCTGCCGCAAATGCCCGACATGGACGGCTTCGCAACCGTGCGCGCCTATGTCGAGGCCGGGCTCGGTCCCGCCGACGATCCTTATCGCGCCAGCTACCTGATGGAGCACCTCGGCCTCTCGGGCGAGGAGCAGCCGGGCGACCTCTCCGGCGGCGAGGCCAGGCGCGCCGCCCTTGCCCGCGTCATGGCGCCCGAGCCTGATATCCTGCTGCTCGATGAGCCGACCAACCACCTCGATCTCTCGGTGATCGAATGGCTGGAAGAGGAACTCGTCCGCACCTCCTCGGCCCTCATCGTCATCTCGCACGACCGCCGTTTCCTTGAGCGCGTCTCGCGCGCCACCGTGTGGCTCGACCGGGGCCAGACGCGCCGGCTGGATAAGGGCTTCGGCCATTTCGAGGAATGGCGCGACCAGGTGCTTGAGGAAGAAGAGCGCGAACAGCACAAGCTCGGCCGCCAGATCGTGCGCGAGGAACACTGGCTGCGTTATGGCGTGACGGCGCGGCGCAAGCGCAACATGCGCCGCCTGGGCGAATTGCAGACCATGCGCCAGCGTTTTCGCGGCCATCGCGGCGCCGAAGGCACCGCGACCATGGTGGCCAGCGACGCCGCCGAATCCGGCAAGCTGGTGATCGAGGCCAGGAACATCGAGAAGAGCTTTGGCGACCTCACCGTGGTCAAGGGGTTCTCGACCCGCATCCAACGCGGCGACCGCGTCGGCCTCGTCGGGCCGAACGGCGCCGGCAAGACGACGCTTCTGAAGATGCTGACCGGAGAATTGCAGCCGGATGCCGGTTCGGTGCGGCTCGGCACCAATCTGGAGATCGCCACGCTCGACCAGAAGCGCGAGGCGGTCGATCCGCAGGAGACGCTGGCTCAGTATCTCACCGACGGGCGCGGCGAGAACCTTGTCATCAATGGCGAGCAGCGCCACGTCGTCTCCTACATGAAGGATTTCCTGTTCAAACCGGAACAGGCGCGCACGCCGGTGCGCGAGCTGTCCGGCGGCGAACGCGCGAGGCTGATCCTGGCGCGTGTGCTGGCGCGGCCGGCCAACCTTCTGGTGCTCGACGAGCCCACCAACGATCTCGACATGGAGACGCTGGAGTTGCTGCAGGAACTGGTCGCCGGCTTTGCCGGTACGGTCATCCTGGTCAGCCACGACCGCGATTTCCTCGACCGCACCGTCACCAGCATCATCGCGCCGGACGGCGGCGGCCGCTGGGTCGAATATGCCGGCGGCTATTCCGACATGCTGGCGCAGCGCGGCGGTACCAGGCTCGACGACCGCAAGGCGCGCGCGAAGGCGGATGCAAGCGAGGCCCCGACGGCCAAGGCGGACAGCGCCACCGCCAAAGCCCCGGCAAAAAAACTCTCGTTCAAGCAGAAATTCGCGCTGGAATCGCTGCCCAAGAAGATCGAGGCGGTCACAGCCTCGATCTCGCGGCTGGAGAACAACATCGCCGATCCCGCCTATTACGAGCGCGATCCGGCCTCGTTCCAGAAGACCATCGCCGCCCTCGACAAGGAGCGCGCGACACTGGCGGCACTGGAGGAAGAGTGGCTCGAACTGGAGATGTTGCGCGAGGAGATGGAGGGGTGA
- a CDS encoding adenylosuccinate synthase yields the protein MANVVVVGSQWGDEGKGKIVDWLSERADVVVRFQGGHNAGHTLVVDGKVYKLSLLPSGVVRQGKLSIIGNGVVFDPHAFVAEVAKLKGQGVEVTPERLKIAENTALILSLHRELDGFREDAASNSGTKIGTTRRGIGPAYEDKVGRRAVRVMDLADLETLPLKVDRLLTHHNALRRGLGHAEATHDAVMQELTSVAGEILPYMDRVWKVLDDKRRAGERILFEGAQGTLLDIDHGTYPFVTSSNTVAGQAAAGAGVGPGAIGYVLGITKAYTTRVGEGPFPTEQQNEIGEFLGTRGHEFGVVTGRKRRCGWFDAVLVRQAVAVNGIKGIALTKLDVLDGLDEIKVCTGYRLDGETIDYLPASQGAQARVEPIYETLEGWKGTTAGARSWNDLPAQAVKYVRHIEELIGAPVALLSTSPERDDTILVTDPFQD from the coding sequence ATGGCCAATGTGGTGGTCGTCGGCTCGCAATGGGGTGACGAAGGCAAGGGCAAGATCGTCGACTGGCTGTCGGAGCGCGCCGATGTCGTGGTGCGTTTCCAGGGCGGCCACAATGCCGGCCACACGCTGGTCGTCGACGGCAAGGTCTACAAGCTGTCGCTGTTGCCGTCGGGCGTCGTGCGGCAGGGCAAGCTGTCCATCATTGGCAATGGCGTCGTCTTCGATCCGCACGCATTCGTCGCCGAAGTGGCGAAGCTCAAGGGGCAAGGCGTCGAGGTAACGCCGGAGCGCCTGAAAATAGCCGAAAACACAGCGCTTATCCTGTCCCTGCACCGGGAACTGGACGGCTTCCGCGAGGACGCCGCCTCAAATTCCGGGACCAAGATTGGCACGACCCGCCGCGGTATCGGCCCCGCCTATGAGGACAAGGTGGGCCGGCGCGCGGTGCGGGTGATGGATCTGGCGGATTTGGAAACACTACCCTTGAAGGTCGACAGGCTGTTGACGCATCACAATGCACTGCGTCGCGGCCTTGGCCATGCCGAAGCCACGCATGACGCGGTCATGCAAGAGCTGACCTCGGTCGCCGGCGAAATCCTGCCCTACATGGACCGGGTCTGGAAGGTGCTCGACGACAAGCGCCGGGCCGGCGAGCGCATCCTGTTCGAGGGCGCGCAAGGCACGCTGCTCGACATCGATCATGGCACCTATCCGTTTGTCACCTCGTCCAACACCGTCGCCGGCCAGGCGGCAGCCGGTGCCGGCGTGGGCCCGGGCGCCATCGGCTATGTGCTTGGCATCACCAAGGCCTATACGACGCGCGTCGGCGAAGGTCCGTTCCCGACCGAGCAGCAGAACGAGATCGGTGAATTCCTCGGCACGCGCGGCCATGAATTCGGCGTCGTCACCGGCCGCAAGCGCCGCTGCGGCTGGTTCGACGCGGTGCTGGTGCGCCAGGCCGTCGCCGTCAACGGCATCAAGGGCATCGCCCTGACCAAGCTCGATGTGCTTGACGGGCTGGACGAGATCAAGGTCTGTACCGGCTACCGCCTCGACGGCGAGACGATCGACTATCTACCCGCCAGCCAGGGCGCGCAGGCCCGCGTCGAGCCAATCTACGAGACGCTGGAGGGGTGGAAAGGCACCACCGCCGGCGCGCGCAGCTGGAACGACCTTCCGGCCCAGGCCGTCAAATATGTCCGCCATATCGAGGAGTTGATCGGCGCGCCGGTCGCGCTCCTCTCCACCAGCCCGGAACGGGACGACACGATACTTGTGACCGATCCGTTTCAAGACTAG
- the thiP gene encoding thiamine/thiamine pyrophosphate ABC transporter permease, translated as MQRASDPRISAGILALAAIALLIGGAFAGLLFEGANDFSGAWAAFDAYLLRVVRFTLWQAALSTLLSVAPALFVARALSRHPHFPGRGFILQLFALPLALPAIVAALGILALYGRAGYFAGFLGAVGGYNWPGIYGLSGILVAHVFFNLPLATRLFLEALQTIQADQWRLASQLGMGAAPAFRLIEWPTLRAALPGVAGLVFMLCITSFTIVLTLGGGPGATTLEVGIYQALRFDFDPARAVALTLLQIALTFVVVLALTRLGANTTGDANLPVAPRRYVSAGRTETALNAALVVLALLFVAGPMTATVMSGLGADLGRLAGEAAVRQATLTSAVLAFLSALLSVALSLSLTMARRVLALKRRSGPRTVLEHATDTGAGFVLVVPPIVIGAGWFLLLRHVGDVFAIAPVMVVTVNAVMAMPFAIRAIRPAYDAASERHERLCALLGIAGWARLRLVDWPSLRRPLATAFAFAMALSLGDLGVIALFGSDSVQTLPYLLLARMGSYRTEDAAGLALLLGLVCLALVVAASGLGRGERD; from the coding sequence GTGCAGCGCGCGTCTGACCCCCGCATCTCCGCCGGCATCCTCGCGCTTGCGGCGATCGCGCTGCTGATCGGCGGCGCGTTTGCGGGTCTTCTTTTCGAAGGCGCGAACGATTTCTCCGGAGCCTGGGCAGCCTTCGATGCTTATCTCCTGCGCGTCGTGCGCTTTACGTTGTGGCAGGCGGCGCTTTCGACGCTGCTGTCGGTGGCGCCGGCCCTGTTCGTGGCTCGCGCGCTGTCGCGGCATCCGCACTTTCCCGGCCGCGGCTTCATCCTCCAGCTCTTCGCCCTGCCGTTGGCGCTGCCGGCGATCGTGGCGGCGCTCGGCATCCTGGCGCTCTATGGCCGCGCCGGCTATTTCGCCGGCTTTCTTGGTGCCGTCGGCGGTTACAATTGGCCGGGCATCTATGGCCTCTCCGGCATCCTCGTTGCTCATGTCTTCTTCAACCTGCCGCTGGCCACGCGGCTGTTCCTCGAAGCGCTGCAAACCATCCAAGCCGACCAATGGCGGCTGGCGAGCCAGCTCGGCATGGGTGCCGCACCGGCTTTCCGGCTGATCGAGTGGCCGACACTGCGCGCCGCTCTGCCGGGCGTCGCCGGCCTGGTGTTCATGCTCTGCATCACATCCTTCACGATCGTGTTGACGCTGGGCGGTGGCCCCGGCGCGACGACGCTGGAGGTCGGCATCTACCAGGCGCTGCGTTTCGATTTCGATCCCGCGCGGGCGGTGGCGCTGACGCTGCTGCAGATCGCGCTGACCTTTGTCGTGGTGCTGGCGTTGACGCGGCTCGGCGCCAACACCACCGGTGACGCCAATCTGCCGGTGGCGCCGCGCCGCTACGTCTCGGCCGGCAGGACCGAGACCGCGCTGAATGCCGCGCTCGTCGTGCTGGCCCTTTTGTTCGTCGCCGGGCCGATGACGGCGACGGTGATGTCAGGCCTCGGCGCCGACCTCGGTCGTCTCGCCGGCGAAGCGGCGGTGCGGCAGGCGACGCTGACCAGCGCCGTGCTGGCTTTCCTGTCGGCGCTGCTGTCGGTTGCGCTGTCGCTTTCGCTCACCATGGCGCGCCGCGTGCTGGCCCTGAAGCGCCGCTCCGGTCCGCGGACCGTGCTCGAACACGCCACCGACACCGGTGCCGGCTTCGTCCTGGTCGTGCCGCCCATCGTCATCGGCGCCGGCTGGTTCCTTCTGCTGCGCCATGTCGGCGATGTCTTTGCCATAGCCCCGGTCATGGTCGTCACTGTCAATGCAGTCATGGCGATGCCTTTCGCCATCCGTGCCATCCGCCCCGCCTATGATGCGGCGAGCGAGCGCCATGAGCGGCTCTGCGCGCTTCTGGGAATAGCGGGCTGGGCCCGGTTGCGGCTGGTCGACTGGCCCTCGCTGCGACGGCCGCTGGCCACCGCCTTCGCGTTTGCCATGGCGCTGTCGCTTGGCGATCTCGGCGTCATCGCATTGTTCGGCAGTGATTCCGTGCAGACCTTGCCCTACCTTCTCCTGGCGCGCATGGGCAGCTACCGTACCGAGGACGCCGCCGGCCTGGCGCTGCTGCTCGGTCTGGTCTGCCTTGCGCTTGTGGTGGCGGCGAGCGGGCTGGGAAGGGGAGAACGAGACTGA
- a CDS encoding CcdB family protein translates to MARYDLHRNAGGSGYLVDVQSDLLERLNTRVVIPLMPPDTAPVPGRRLCLDGH, encoded by the coding sequence ATGGCCCGTTACGATCTCCATCGGAATGCCGGAGGCAGTGGTTACCTTGTCGATGTTCAGTCCGACCTTCTTGAGAGGCTGAACACGAGAGTCGTCATTCCGTTGATGCCGCCCGACACAGCCCCCGTTCCTGGCCGCCGGCTCTGCCTTGATGGCCACTGA